From Malaya genurostris strain Urasoe2022 chromosome 2, Malgen_1.1, whole genome shotgun sequence:
acacacaaaactagatttatgaaagaatttaactgacaataatgttttaaaggaaaatttttaaagcaaaatttTTCTGGTCCTTAGAGGCGAATGACTTGAGGATTCAAACCTCTAtaaccaaaacaaacaaaacttgcaacattttttcaacttcacCATTATAACAGTCAGACGAAGAAAAATTCTTGTTTCTTTAAATTCGAGTTCTAATGACTTTTTTCTTACGTTGTGTTTCAATTTCtaatcatttgaatataaagatGTTTAAAAACGCTTTTTCTCTAAAATAATACAGATTTATTCTTTAGCAGACGCAGCCACCGACTAAAGTGAAAATTGTAAAAtgccatatatttatagataccCTTCTGTGCGAATGTTCATGCGATGCAGAACGTAAATCCTCCCTATAGCGATCGAAGGAAATTGCTACTAAAATGCAAATCGAAACTGTCGGCTGTGCGAGCGAAATCAGAAGGACAGCATCATCACAGCctgctgtgattggttcgtgaaaacataggtcggttaaaaccaatttttcaatatgctTTTGAAATACAGAAACGATGTGTCCAAAcacgtttaagttaaatgtttccgaatcgcttgattgttaatttatagaaatccatcaacaaatgactgagttattatcgttcaaaattatgacagaaaaaggttacgcggctagttATGCATTTTTCTAACTGAACCCGGTCCCGTATAGTttagagtaaggcatttttaattccaaaaaaaaaacacaatgatTTACTGAGACTTGGCAAACATCTTATTTTTGCAATCAGTAAAGACTTTATGGGAATTCAGGCTGAAAGACTTGAACACAATACATATTACTGACTTGAAGGAAACCTAATTTTGATGAGgatattttgattttgaaagaCACATTGAAAAATAGATAATTAttctttacatttcgtcttcgactcgtcagttcagtgctgatttttttccattggACATCGCCCGTGACCTACCAACCAACTTCCAGTAAATTTGAATCATCAGAAAAGTATTCATTCCGACGCACATTATAGCAAGACTGAATCCCAACAGTCGTTAGCCAAACAACGGTTTCTTCGAAGATTACCTAATTGCTTTCATTTGATACCAGACTGACGACCACGCACTACGGCGCAATTAGTGTTTATGCATAGCGGAATCGTTATCCACGGCTTAGCTGAATACGATAGAATAATTGCAGCTGACgtggaaagaaaaactaactacTCATCGTTAATTCTGATTGCGGCTGTTCTGACAAAGGCCTTTCTTAATCAATTaattagaaaacggttgagatttctgaggttcattatttttattaaacttcTGAAATTTAGGATTATAAATAAGGGAATTTTTCCTACCTGTTaccaataaacaaaacaaataactgTACTGTACAGGATAAAAACAtaccgaaattagttgtcattcGGTTCCCTACGAAGAAGGAGTATTGCAATTGAATAATGTACCGAAAATTTGTTTACCATATAGCGACTTTATGACGCTCGACGAGAAATTCGTTCTTTGCCTTATTACTTAGACTAAAGGGTGAAAAACTGGTATTATTTTTCATCTGACTTTTCCGGCTTTCTAAACACTATTGCAACGGTACCCCGTGCTGCCTGTAACGGACCTCAACAAACGAAATGTAGTTGACTAGTTGTGCAAACTGTGTAGTTTATCGCACGACGGTGTGTTGATGTTCTGCGCTTTTAGGTACAAATCTCGATCCCCGAAGTTACGCGCTTTCATCAGCATGGTTTCCTCTGTGAAACGAAACATAATCGAAACAGAAAGAATCGTTGAGCGGAAGGGTTATaccaaaacaaacagaaacacTTACTATAGTTCCGCTCTCGATAGCACGAGTGCTTCAAATTGTTTAGATATTCCTCCTCCACGGAAGCCTCGAGTCGACCAACGGAGCCCTGATATTCCGAATGGAAGTTGTCTTTAACATAGTATGGAATCTTCAGTTGATTTGTTTTGCGAGCCACGGAAAATTTCCTACATACATGAGAAGAAATAATGAAGAACATTTCGAAGGCTTAAGAAAAAAACCAACTTGCTACTTACTGACTAGGCGTGAGGCTATAAATTGGATCCGAAATGAAGAAAGATGACATCATTGACAAgccaatcagtaaaataataggAAGCAAATTGATAAATGCCGCATATCCCGACTGGGGCTACAAGAAGACCAATGAAATTCCCGCATACATTTTGCAAGCTATGAAATTTGCCTACCTCCCTGTACTGTTGCTGTTGGTGTTCTGCCCTGTGGAATCGCCGCTGCCGCATGTAAACGTGCTGGGTGGGAATATTACCACCGAAGAACATGTTGAATAGTTCCTCTGCGGTGAATTCGGTTTCAAATCCCCGCGAGTACGCATATTCGTACTGAGTTCGAGTACGGCGCGCCGTTGGCTGGTGCTGTTCGTCCGATCCATACAGGTCGTAGGATTTTCGCTTCTCCGCGTCGGTTAGAATTGCCACCGCATTACCGATTGCCTTGAAAGCTTCCACTGCCCCAGGTGCTTTATTTTTATCGGGATGCAATTGCAATGCAAGTTTCTTGTAAGCCTTTTTGATTTCCGTATCCGGAGCTTCTTTGGTTACTCCCAAAACTTCGTAGTAATCTTTACATCTAGTTACAAAAATAAGTTAATTAATAAATAAGCTACCGGgaacaaaaacatactttttaatCCGTTTAACGGCTTCAAGTTGCTCAGCGGTATATTCTGCTTCAGTAGCAGTTTCCGCCTTGCTCCCTTGACTTGCCGTTGGTCGTTGTCGAACGCCTTCATCCGAAGCATTACCAGACGTAGCTCGCTTTGTGTACGCTCCACATttaattttctccaacaattctaCCAATGAAATCGCGATTTTCACCCATAAGGTATATTCTACGCATCAGCCTTCCAACTTACCTTCAGCCCGCTTCAGCGGATGCAAGCTAAGTGATTTGGTTAATAGTTTTTCTGCTTTCTCAATTTTGCCTTCGGACAGATAGGCTACTGCCCGCTCCACACAATCCTCGGCCGCTTCCTTATTCATGGTTTATTTTTATCCTTTGCTCTCACGCACTCCTGTTGGTGAATATGAAAAattcctgaaaaaaaattctccgaTCGATCAGAGACCGCAATACATTGTAGGATTACGCACTAAGAGAAAACTTACTTGAACtcggagcaaaaaaaaaacggcgataATAGATAAAACAATTGCACCAAGCTGATTTGTCCTTAATTAATTTCTAATCATCTTAAATTCAAAtcctaaaatgaatttttttctgccgtgcgagtaaaaattgaaaacattCACGTCATAATGACAAACCTTGTGTTGCGTTACTTTTGTGCCCAGCAGTTTTGATATCCCAGAGTGAACGATTGTGAAAACGCCGTAACGTAGCGTAACGTCTCTAAATAATAAAGGATGATAATCAGGGGGTGCACAGGACTAGATTTTTCACaacttcaatatttttcaaaattttatcagtTAATTGAACattaaaggctatagcaggataagcatgtgaaatctgcccccaaagggaattcatattgttataccacattcgaaaggtcatagactgtaaactattttctcaaagtttcaaccctttaactgccatattgacggagctagggtggttctattgatttttattttatttgatttttgaagaaactgcttctccgaaaaatttgaaaaaaatcaggcatgtttaaggcattatggggatgctttacaatttttttcaaaatttttgaagatgtatttcttttattaaaaaatactagaaaattttgaaacacattttttccctcttccaatttttgcaccaccctggattttttagtgataaataaagaatttttggacatgttaaagtggtatgtttccatattttttaaaaatgtggacgaccaaaatatttgattttttctaaaaaattaataacagtcgaccatgcgtccccatcgaattctgagagaaggaaacgcatggtgctttatcttagcagtttctagtagtagtcgaccatgggttcccataaagttctcttaaaacggaaacgcatggtgctttgttctagtagtttatgatgcaactcaagcgcaaggcttagaaatcaaagtaacgaaaagaaggaaatgagtatcaacctttgcataatacatacacgatcatacttcgggtacaacctagaaagctacaaagcgagaacttactggtatgtggtttatatatgaatggtagtaatatatgaacgttgcgagtatcacacatatgcagttcggttacggcagtcaagaactagagcgagtgactgtatataattcgatgattcgatagtgtttcatgaaatggtcaaatcgttttgcactgttgggtctcgtacaacgcggttttctttttgatgttctgccaagtaattttggatttaaagctttatcacgagatgacccaattgagacacacagatcacaaaaaagctattcgggccggtaataagtctcatttttaaaagcaTACAAGTACTATTTCGTgtacactacaaattcgactggatatttgggaatccagcgccgttgctgtgaatgcgttattggcaatagaactgttggttgctgttcacacgaggccgccattattcactacctttccttatgctcggtttttatccagaattgtgagaccggcgaaaatattgtcagaaatgcttaaatcagaacagctaccaagtgacgatgataattctatagaataaacgaaaagaatcagagagaaaatgtgtgcattgaaacagcaatgtatttttataacatttttatcccatttcctatttaaatgaaaaatacagtcaataattttcagaaattttttcgtgacctttcttacatgaaacttcttaatcatttcataaagataattgaagtttcaatttaataattgacccttttgagtcttagttctgactcctactgcgtccattagctcatccaatagcaaaattttattaaaaatgatgtgctgataaaaaaaactccaagtgggttatgaaatcaaccacaaaatgtataaaaagttCAGcttattataaaatttatagcagttcatcgtttggtttaaataatatgatatttaaaaaataagaggaatatgctttattaaactcgaattgatgtgactatattagtattatattaggataagaattctatgtaaaagtgatgctacggcgaagaacaacttatgtaaattgccttaagaaataaacgtatttatggaaaaacaattctaagaaatcgattccaaccttcatcagtggccacttttgtttgacatcaatataaaaaagagaaaaataaattcactgctgtttcaactcgctatgtatttagtgaaatgtacagagctggcaaaaagaaaaccgcgttttacgagacccaacagtgcaaaacgatttgaccatttcatgaaacactatcgaatcatcgaattatatacagtcactcgctctagttcttgactgccgtaaccgaactgcatatgtgtgatactcgcaacgttcatatatcactaccattcatatatgaaccacataccagtaagttctcgctttgtagctttctaggttgtacccgaagtatgatcgtgtatgtattatccaaaggttgatactcatttccttcttttcgttactttgatttctaagccctgcgcttgagttgcatcataaactactagaacaaagcaccatgcgtttccgttttaagagaactttatgggaacgcatggtcgactactactagaaactgctaagataaagcaccatgcgtttccttctctcggaatttgatgggaacgcatggtcgactgttattgattttttagaaaaaattaaatattttggtcgtccacatttttaaaaaatatggaaacataccactttaacatgtccaaaaattctttatttatcactaaaaaatccagggtggtgcaaaaattggaagaggaaaaaaatatgtttcaaaattttctagtattttttaataaaagaaatacatcttcaaaaattttgaaaaaaattgtaaagcatccccataatgccttaaacatgcctgatttttttcaaatttttcggagaagcagtttcttcaaaaatcaaataaaataaaaatcaatagaaccaccctagctccgtcaatatggcagttaaagggttgaaactttgagaaatttgtttccagtctatgacctttcgaatgtgatataacaatatgaattccctttgggggcagatttcacatgcttatcctgctatagcctttcatttatgtcgttttcgtttgagaaaactgaaactgacccacatttcacaaaaattaaatgtaataatcaggttcgaaactgactccatttttagttcaacaacgttgaaacttggTTCGATACTGGCttaaaacaaacggtttgacagcagttagggtggaaactgagtTATGGCattttcagtagtgttctagttctagatgcataatttatgtcagtttcaaaattaaaatctggattttataacaagaaaaactggcagccccagcagtattTTACtcatgtttcaaatatacaaaaaaaaatagaacgtcatagtagaccagttttaaatttgacagaagaactggtcgaatacataaaactagaacggcttgctggggatacgtttgttccagtttctgttctattataaatcttccatatagaacttctagttgctgaatttgctcttaggtttggcatcaagtgaaaacgacattatATCAACTAAATGATTGTTTATAAATTGTTATGATGCACGTGAGTGGTGGAATCAAAACGAAATCACGCACCATTTATACATGAACAATAAATTACCGTTATTTGCTGCATATCTAATGTCAACTAATACAGAATATATtatatggatattttttgaaCTGTGATAACCACATGTCTTATACTCTAATATTTAACTTGACTGTATTTgtcttgaataaaaaatcagAAGCGAAATCTATCTCCCCTGGTTTGTGACCTGTTATTCTCTGGTCACAATGTAgttcctttggtcactgagtacagcttgaatatatttttcaaatattgtatatttttgtttatttcagtgtcagtaaatgtctgagtagaatttaaacgtcaatcgcgttcatactccgcgtttacatgtttgagtcacgtttaagttctgctcAATAGCAAAGGTTGGTGTCGAACGTAgggttttgttgatttatttatttatttccatttatttatttattagttatttatcctatttattatttatttattctatttattatttatttatttacatttatttattgtttatttatatatttacaatcatttatttacactatttatttatttgtattattcatttatttacattcgtaagttcatatatttctttatacaaatttgtttaataaattatgattatttcggcaaaaggaaacaaaatatcAAATACAATTATAAAATTACTGAAATTCAAATACACAATTCATGACACCAACCAtaataaaacgataaaatattgtaaccgtcatctgtcttcacactgtcatcgtcgtcatcatcgttaTCATCGCAACATAATATGCGGGGTGGCATGCTTTGAGGGTGGCGGTGGGTATGAGATGGAAAACGGACCCCAAGCAGATAAAACCCGCGGGAAAACCTTCGCGGGGACTAGTAGATTCTGACCCAGTGAAGTGAAGACAGCAGCAGCGTGTCACCCGCCAAAAGTGACAATCCGTTTCTTTGAACCACAGTCCAAATCGATCCCAAAAGGGATCTCCGTAGTTATCCGTGTCGAAGATCCGCACGAACGTTTGTTTCGATCACGGTAATCGAGTGGGGCAAGTGCGGTAGGATCGTTTTTTTATTCCCCGGTTTTACTAAAAATAGTGCTAGCACGACGTGAGTGCATTCCCGGTCAGTGAAGGGCAAGAAAAATTGTGTTTGGCAGGCGTTGAGGACACCACCGTagtcaaaaaccggggaaagccCAAAGACCAATAAGTTAAATGTCCCACTCGATCATACGTCAGACACTCGCGATCGTTTAATAGTGCACAGTATCACTCACTGGGTCTTCCTCACGCGAAACGGAGGCCTCCGATACAGATAGGCCGAGTTGCTGCTTCATCTGGAGACGAGTTGCTGTTCCACCGCCCCGAAGTCCGTGCCACCCCGCCCGTCGTCGTCAACAGAGTTCACCAAGTCGACCAACGAGcatcacggccgcaacggagCGTCGAAGCTAAGTTTTTCTACAAAATAGATGCGCAAGTAAAAAGTGAACCATTTTgcctttatgtttttttttgtcgttcgctaaaaatatatagaatttaaaaatttaaattgtacGGTCTTTTTCTATACAAGCAgtgtcgtccattttgtttagtttttttttgtgtaattcTGTTTCCGCCAAATAAACGATTTACTTAGTGACCACAGGTTGGGAAGAAAGTCCGCCCAATAAAATAGTGAAGTGAAATTTCTCCGCTGACCAAGAAGAtaaacgaccctgaactggtggtcCGGTGCTGAAAAGCCACCACCAGTAGTGTATACGAAAACAAAACGTAACAGGTTATGTTCCTCCAGAGAATTTCACAGTGCATCAATGTTATGTAGACTTTGGAGGTCGCCTAAAATTTCACAATTTCATGTAACCTTCGGTCTCAAACCCATTGAATCCTAAACAGACATTATTAACTTACAGTGTAAACAGGAAGATATTCCTTTGTCCTGAGCTCCGATAGAGGaagcaagaaaatttattcgtTTCTATATAAAAGCACATGTGTTAGCCGAGTTGttttttagagcaaattcagcagctgctcgattcatatgggtggtctataatataaatgaaactgaaacaaacggatcaccagcaagccgttttagttttatatatttgaacagttctactgtcaagttTTAAACTGGTAtatgctgccgttctattttgtctatatttgaaacacagataaaacgctgccagtttattttgttataaattgtagatttaaattttaaaactgacataaattatgcatctagaactagaacactccagaGCATGCCCTTAGGTTTGCTTTTTTGTATGAGCATAAATAAAACATTCCCTTTCCCTAACCATAAATTTTGTCAAAATGTGTCGCAGCTCGCTCCGGTCTCACTCTACCAAGCCCTGCCGCTCCCTTCCGTTTGGCTCAAGTAGTGCACGTTTCATGCAGCGCGCATATacgaaaaatcaaatatttaaaaaacccTATGTTTGCTCAAAAGTGTTTTTGCTGGTTATGGAAGCTTAAGATATTTGCGACATTTTAGTATCGGAACGAAACAAATATTGCACTGATAATATgctttaaattcaatttgttttaaaaatgtgaATGAAAAATTGGGTAGAATCTAACaattcaaaaaaatgtttgctttatcccgcttgtgaggaattctggcaatagtcagaaggctggctgcattccggctgctgtcaaaattgtctaggcgaaattgcgtcattatctcgccgtacgtgtcttgtatTTCCCTCc
This genomic window contains:
- the LOC131431255 gene encoding dnaJ homolog subfamily B member 14, which translates into the protein MNKEAAEDCVERAVAYLSEGKIEKAEKLLTKSLSLHPLKRAEELLEKIKCGAYTKRATSGNASDEGVRQRPTASQGSKAETATEAEYTAEQLEAVKRIKKCKDYYEVLGVTKEAPDTEIKKAYKKLALQLHPDKNKAPGAVEAFKAIGNAVAILTDAEKRKSYDLYGSDEQHQPTARRTRTQYEYAYSRGFETEFTAEELFNMFFGGNIPTQHVYMRQRRFHRAEHQQQQYREPQSGYAAFINLLPIILLIGLSMMSSFFISDPIYSLTPSQKFSVARKTNQLKIPYYVKDNFHSEYQGSVGRLEASVEEEYLNNLKHSCYRERNYKETMLMKARNFGDRDLYLKAQNINTPSCDKLHSLHN